The following is a genomic window from Marinobacter salsuginis.
CACCAGCTTGCCACCATAGGGGAACTGCATTACGGAGGTGGTAACCGAGATACCCCGCTCTTTTTCCATTTCCATCCAGTCAGACTTGGCGTGCTGACCGGATTTCTTTCCCTTGACGGTACCAGCCTTCTGAATGGCCTGGCCGAATAACAGCACCTTCTCGGTAATCGTAGTCTTACCGGCATCCGGGTGCGAAATAATGGCAAAGGTGCGGCGCTTGGCCACTTCCTTGGAAAGGTTAGACATAATCGAAAAGCAACCTGAATCTGATGTTCTGGAAAAGGCGGCCATTATAGGCCCTATGCCGCTGTGACGCTAACTCGCACTTGAGCACTCACTCGCCGAGAGCACGCATCATAACGCGTGCATCCTCCCGTCCATTGGCAGCCGGATAATACCCGGGGCGCAGACCGATTTCGCGAAAACCCTCATCCTGGTACAACCCGATAGCGGCATGATTGCTGACCCTGACCTCGAGCAACAGCTGGGACATACCCTCATGGGCTGCGGTTGCCAGAACGTACCTCAGGAGATAGCGTCCCACGCCTTCGCCGCGGGCTCTCGGGTGCACGCAGATATTCAGCAAATGCGCTTCATCAACGATGTAAGCCAGGACAGCGTAGCCAACAAGATCGCCGCCATGGCAGGCACCCCAGACCCGATAGTTGTCCTTGAAACAATCCAGAAAC
Proteins encoded in this region:
- the rimI gene encoding ribosomal protein S18-alanine N-acetyltransferase, with amino-acid sequence MATNTAYGRPLMPYPEAYQKVLNADLLIRPLVPEDVPAVLDVERQGYSHPWSESVFLDCFKDNYRVWGACHGGDLVGYAVLAYIVDEAHLLNICVHPRARGEGVGRYLLRYVLATAAHEGMSQLLLEVRVSNHAAIGLYQDEGFREIGLRPGYYPAANGREDARVMMRALGE